The following are from one region of the Macaca thibetana thibetana isolate TM-01 chromosome 2, ASM2454274v1, whole genome shotgun sequence genome:
- the TIMP4 gene encoding metalloproteinase inhibitor 4 yields MPGSPRPAPSWALLLRLLALLRPPGLGEACSCAPAHPQQHICHSALVIRAKISSEKVVPASADPADTEKMLRYEIKQIKMFKGFEKVKDVQYIYTPFDSSLCGVKLEANSQKQYLLTGQVLSDGKVFIHLCNYIEPWEDLSLVQRESLNHHYHLNCGCQITTCYTVPCIISAPNECLWTDWLLERKLYGYQAQHYVCMKHVDGTCSWYRGHLPLRKEFVDIIQP; encoded by the exons ATGCCTGGGAGCCCCCGGCCCGCGCCGAGCTGGGCGCTGTTGCTGCGGCTGCTGGCGTTGCTGCGGCCCCCGGGGCTGGGCGAGGCATGCAGCTGCGCCCCGGCGCACCCTCAGCAGCACATCTGCCACTCGGCACTTG TGATTCGGGCCAAAATCTCCAGTGAGAAGGTAGTTCCTGCCAGTGCAGACCCTGCTGACACTGAAAAAATGCTCCGGTATGAAATCAAACAGATAAAG ATGTTCAAAGGGTTTGAGAAAGTCAAGGATGTTCAGTATATCTATACACCTTTTGACTCTTCCCTCTGTGGTGTGAAACTAGAAGCCAACAGCCAGAAGCAGTACCTCTTGACTG GTCAGGTCCTCAGTGATGGAAAAGTCTTCATCCATCTGTGCAACTACATCGAGCCCTGGGAGGACCTGTCCTTGGTGCAGAGGGAAAGTCTGAATCATCACTACCATCTGAACTGTGGCTGCCAA ATCACCACCTGCTATACAGTACCCTGTATCATCTCGGCCCCTAATGAGTGCCTCTGGACAGACTGGCTGTTGGAACGAAAGCTCTATGGTTACCAGGCTCAGCATTATGTCTGTATGAAGCATGTTGACGGCACCTGCAGCTGGTACCGGGGCCACCTGCCTCTCAGGAAGGAGTTTGTTGACATCATCCAGCCCTAG